GTTGCTGAAAGAAAAACTGGCCCTGTTCAAAGACAAACAGGTGCAGTATCAAAAGCTGGTGAAACAAGGCTATTTATCCGAGCTCGACTACCAACAGCAGCAAGAGCGCCATATCAATGTCAGGCAGGAAGCCGAAAACCTGGAACGCACCCTGCTCAGCCAGCAGGAACAGCTGGCCCAGCTGGAATACGAAGAAAAAATGATCACCCCCGAATACCAGGCCAAAAGGCGCACTATCCAGCAACAGCAATCTGAACTGGCGCGCCGCCTGAGCGAAACCGAAACTAATTACAGTTATGTAGTCAAAGCCACCCACAGCGGCATAGTGACTTCCATACAAGTGGTCAACGGTGAAACCTTAAAAAGCCACCGGCCACTACTGACAATTTTGCCCCACGGGGCACAACTGGTTGCGGAGTTGTTACTTCCGTCCCGATCCGCTGGTTTTATTACGGCAGGAGATGTTACACGCATGCGTTTCGACGCATTTCCTTACCAGCGGTTCGGCTTTTTAACAGGCAAAATAGACCGTATCGACAAAACCCTGATCACCCAAAGCGACGTCGACTTCCCAGTGCCCATCAAAGAGCCGGTTTACCGGCTACAGGCCAAACTCGACCAGCAGTATATCAACGCCTACGGCAAAGAATTCGACCTGAAAAGCGGCATGCTGTTTAACGCCGACATCATCCTGGACAGGCGCAGTCTGCTCGAATGGATACTGTCACCGATCTACAGCTTACACGGCAGGTTGAGTTAAAACGAAAAATAAAACAACTAAGGAGACAGAAATAAAAGCAGCCCTATATTTGAACAGGAAAACAAACAGTAACCGACGATATTCTCATCGGCTACACGGAAAATCTAAGTGAGCAGTTACAACTTGGCCCCCTAGTTGCCCACCTGATTCCCGAAGAAAATTAAAACTGGTTAACTCGTTTAACCATATAACTCACCCGGTGAAACTCATAGCACCGGATATTAATAAGGACAGACAATGAGAGAACTAACTCTAAATGAAAAACATGAAGTGGAAGGTGGGGCAGTTTTTTTTGCCTATTTTGCCGCCGCATATGTTGGTACATTCGCTGCAAGTGCAGGTTTTGCGTATGGAGCGGTTGAAACAATGAGCAGACAAAATAACAACTAAGTAAAGAGTCCAAACAATGAAAGAGTTAAACACTAGTGAAATTAAAT
This genomic window from Thalassomonas viridans contains:
- a CDS encoding HlyD family secretion protein, which encodes MTQLFRKEAVDAQSRRLTGPVSLAQPLSLTSTVVIFVAVVVAMAVFLVNSHYARKATVQGFLRPDKGLIKSYAPGTGTIKQVFVQEGDFVEIGTPLVSIIRQRSLNSGEDLSNKLINELKSQANLLAEELRQLDRLEREAIAHNLDKQESLEKAHMIGIKQQLLLKEKLALFKDKQVQYQKLVKQGYLSELDYQQQQERHINVRQEAENLERTLLSQQEQLAQLEYEEKMITPEYQAKRRTIQQQQSELARRLSETETNYSYVVKATHSGIVTSIQVVNGETLKSHRPLLTILPHGAQLVAELLLPSRSAGFITAGDVTRMRFDAFPYQRFGFLTGKIDRIDKTLITQSDVDFPVPIKEPVYRLQAKLDQQYINAYGKEFDLKSGMLFNADIILDRRSLLEWILSPIYSLHGRLS